The nucleotide sequence aaaaacaaagaaagaatggtGTCAATGGGGAATTGATCCCTGAGATATGGGATGTCAAAAAGTACATAACAACCATTTCTGTCatagattattttaaatattctctacacaattttatttatttgcctATTTTAAAGGTGTTATGTGACCTCCTTCAGTTTTAGTGGATCTTCCTCTGATTTTCAGCATGATTTAAGAAGTATCGTCAAACATTAATTCCATAAGAAAATTCTTGATAGTGTAGTTTGACGTAAATTTTCGTAAAGTATGTAGAATATCAATCGTAGAATCGTCTGGTGttagaaaactaaaaaatatgtaTGGTTAATTATTTATGCTTTTCCAATACATACACTCATTATCaacattaaatatttttctacaacCGGTAATCGCCCTATTGAACTAATGTTGATATATCTTGAGTTTCTCGATCAGTTCCCTCTCTAAGTGAGCCAATGAAGGCTGTCCACATATTATTTGTGGTAGCACATGAGTCTTGTTTAACCCCAGTTTCAGTTTAGGTTTTCTATTTCGGTCTTTAGCTTTTAGGGTTATATTCTCATTTCGtgtcaaaaataatatatttatcatataCCAGTACACGTAACTAATCGAACGGTAAATAAATCACGTAAACACGTGTGGTTGTTTCTTGCGCTCTCATTCATTTTCTTAAATCAGTCATAACGATTAAAATAATGTTTGAAGTTTACATTATTAGCATCAACTACTAAAAAGTTAAAAAGCTCAAAATTAATCTTGTTTAATTGCAAGAAACTTAAAATATCAATTTCTTAAAATGAAGgacatattagtttttttttgtcagagatttatttagatattacaattatgagaaagattacaaagACGATTCGATAACCGATAATACTACCTGCCTTACGAggatctacgcctaactgcatcatttAAGCCGTTCTATGAAGATCACGCCTGACtggatttacttgcaccatgttgagaAATCCTTGTAAACCTTTCTTCCGTAATCGCATAATTGTTGAATAAATCGCTTGCTCCAGAAATTGAAACCTAATCTGCAAGAAATTACATAGTCTGGGATTTGAACTCCAGACCTGGACATATTAGTTTTTAGTTTACATCTTCTAGTTCCCGTACATAAACGATGATAAATTAATGCAAACGGATCtgccaaataaccaaaaaaggAAATTAGATTTGTTTAGaaagaatagagagagataTGAAGACAAAATAGGAGAAAAGGGGTGATTTTGAGTAGTTaataaatttgtgttttttggGTTATTAGGCTTAGTTTCCTTTAACGTTAATGAATTTGCTATAAGTTATGTTTGGTCCACCGAACTGTTGGTCTAGTACTCTAGTGGTAaaaccactttttttttgttacaaagtCTTGTTTGGTTAAACTTGCTTAATTTTACTTGGTTTTGGTTTCTACAATTCCGTTCATATGGACACCGCCCCCtcttaaattaactaaaatttagaatcttaaatcttaataaagtactagattttgacccgcgcgcccgcgcgggtttttatttttttaatatatttttaaactatttaaggATATTGAAGTACAatttatttacatgtttttaggTTGTTACAATCTTTGACGGACATAGGATAGTCCGACTCCTTCCCATTctagaaatttataatatcttAATTGTACTAAAGCCCTAAAAACACAATATCCGAAAAAACGGATCGTATTGTAACGGGTACTCTGATGTACTTGTCGATCTGATTTTGTAagcaaaatctattttttttggcaCAAATGAAACATTATTATTGATTATTCTTATTACTTTTTATAACTTGTgcaatttgttttcaaaattgtataacttgtgcaattttttattttagatgaaTTTGGACTAATAATATATGTACCACTTGttttgttatgattttttttctaaattttaaaacatattgaaaattttaattcaaaaaaaattatatgaaatgttattaataagaaattttttttctgataatTATATTCTCTAACTATTTATATGGGACTAAACTaattaagataataatatatatataaaatagtgtttttttaatatttaaaatttcagttatggagttttaattttttcacaaaaaaacaacaaccaTAAGAtgctatataaaatatagtattcattaactttctttatataaaaaatgtaaatgtcaattatttacaaaattgggCTATACCATAAACTTcctaaattatttacacattaCATTAAATCTGGCCCATATAAAAATTGTAATCAATGTCCATTAGCCCAACTAATTACTCCGGGAAAGGGTTTGTTATCTAACATgctaataaaaaactaaaacaatttttttttttgcttcttttttctcGATCTGTCGctgcctctctctctttcttaacTCTTTGTCTTCTTCGTGTTCTTCAATCCTTCAAACACCTAACTCAAATACAGAATCTGAACTACTTTGATTTCATGTTCACTCTCAATCCAGATTAAATACAATCGATCTATTGTATTACAGGTTAgacttttaaaatttgtttgctCTAATTTCATTGCAATGGTTTGCCAGATTTTATATTGTTAAATACCATCGATCTATTGTATTATGGGTTTCGTGGTTTTTAATCTGTTTGATCTATTGTATTTGGAATGAGGTCTCAAAAGGTTTTAGATTGTtaaattagtttctttttaaaattgtttgtttTCTGTAGAACAGTCTTCGTTTCTATGGTCGGATGGTTACAATTTAGAATTGTAATGGAACTGTAACGAAAGCTTTAACATGAAAACTTTTACAGGTTGATGCAACATATAAAATGGAGCTTTCTTTGAAACATCATCTCCACCATGTTTCATCTCCGCCATGTAACTGATTCTGACAATAAGCAGATaagtataaattttttatgtttgtttgttctgtaaaatctcatttattatccttctttctcaattcattgtgtttgtttgttctgTAAAATGTTTGagaataatttatatgttttatttgatttatgaGGAAAACGAAGATTCAATCCTGAATTCTAACAATTCCCTATACGCATTTGTCGTAGAGAACAAAGACCAGACTCGAGATGACCAATTCCATATACGCATTTGTCGACCAACTGGAACAAAACAATGGTTAGTAAAttctactttttaatttttgatattaCGTGAATGAATTATCTATTGGTTTATTAGTTTCATTGtattgatttaaattatttgaaacgGGTTTGGGTATCTATTGAAAAAAGTACATATATGATGTGGAGTGTATACCTCTGTATTCGCTGATTTTTGAAAACCTTATCAAGCATATAATACTTTCATCATTAGCTTCTTCCACCGATTCAAATTGCTCAGCATATTTTCCCAATAAGCAACATGCCACTTCATGACCACTGAGAGAGAtaccaaaatttattgaaacttaggatacaaaatgttaaaataattattaaaagcTATTACTAAAACTACCTTGTATCACGCAAACGGAAAAGAACTATTTTTGTGTCATTTCCCTTAGCTTGGACCATAGCTACTGGTCCAAGATCAGTAACATGTCCCatgatatttgttttaataacaaataaagatttactttattataatagttaacaactatatatatacaaaaagtaaaaatcGTTATGTACACATACCAATTAGAAAATGGGGTTTCAGCTTTCCATTACCAATCTCCTCGTAGTTAGCCAGATTAAGGAAGTGATTATCATTCCGATAATCAGAAGGGGTTATTGATGTGTCTCCTATGATTGTCATCTTGTACTGCTGCGTCTTAGGTCGATATTGACCCACTCCTACCCCAGTTATTTTCACGGTGTCAATGACCTTCCATTCACCAACACGTAGGTAACGTTGAACACGAGTTATTTGAGATCTCTTGCATGATGTTTGGATTTAGCACCCTTTTAAGAAAACATAGTAGAATATGAGTAACTATTAGATGGGAATCgatatacatatgtatatatattctgtCAAAGAAAAATGTATCTTACAGTTTGGTCAACCAGGACGCACTCAAGAATATCTCTTCCATAGCTGGTGGTTTGTTTCCAGGAATGAAGCAGTTTCAGAGTGAGACGCCATTCATCTCGGAACAGTTTGAGATCCTTAATAAGACATATTTTTCTTTCGTTTGACATGTTTGCTGTGAGACCTCGATGCTAAAGTCTTTGAATGTAGTCTCAGTATATATAGATGGGTGATGAAATATAGGTTAAGCTGTATTTATGGCGAGGATATATGTATCATCGATATTTTTTCCTTTCTGTTTTTGACgaaatcatatatattgtaatatatgttattcaaaCTTAGATACTATTGATCTTGTTCACGCGAAATGTTTGTTCAATTATGGAAGTTCTATTTAATTGGTTAATACTTTTTAGAATATATTGCTATTCAATCTTAGATATTTCCTAAATATCTTCATCATAAATAGTTAGGGTATATACTATTTTGTTCCTATTGATGCTTTTACGTGGGGAGAAGGTATTCATCGATCAGTTACAGTGAATAAGATCTTATAAGATAAGAATGAGATATTTAAGgtaataacttttttttcaaaattcaaatcgATGGGTTATAGTAAACATGGATTTCGATGGGCTTTAGGAAAACCTGCAGACACAACAATTTAAACAAACCCTGTTTCCAAacagatttaatttttaaactactaatcaagtttccaaacaatcccattttgtacttcagttttaataagatagatgcaTTCTAGCTCCCCTTATATTTAACACGTCCAGTATCtggattaccaaaaaaatatcatcCACTATACGTGCGTTATGCATGTGTtcgtatttatgaaaataagataaaaatcaaatctattattaaattctaatagttttttattcaataattttttaaaaaaaattatggcgCCGTTTTTTCTTTACTTGTTGACGCGGCAAATATCTCAGACCTCTAGAAACCAACAAATTATGCGAGCAATAATATGACTACTTATAAATTCGATCATAGCGTATAATTTATTTCGATCAGTTACATCACGTGTTATGCATTATCTGTCTGGTCAACGTAGTAACGTAGTGGAAAAATGAAAAGCCATGCCGCGTCTAGTTGTCAATATATAAAGTAGCACCTGAAAACACTTTCTTTTCACAAACCCTTTAGgacaaaaacaacaaacacaTCTCTCGATTTGTCTTTACAATCTTGTCTTGACTTCGGTTCTTGCTCAATTCCGACATGGATGCAGACTTCttctcaactgacttctcacTCGAAAACATCGATTTCGACTTTAATATTCACGAAGAAATGAATGTAACACCGGTTGAAGCAAGCATGCATACACAAAGAGCTCATTATTCATCTAGTTTTGATCATCAAATGAATCTTGATTTCCTCAAAGAAAAGCCAAAGCCTGCGGTGAAGGAGATGATGAACATCAACAACAAATCACGAGTTATTTCTTTCGATTTCTCTAgtaatgtttcttcttctccagcTGAGGAAGACATTATTATGGATCGATTGGTTAGCTGTGGAAGCAAAAGAAAAGCATGTTCTTCTGCCACAAGATCTCCGGTTCTCGCAAAAGAACATGTTATGGCCGAGAGAAAGCGTCGTGAGAAGCTTTCCGAAAAATTCATTGCCCTCTCAGCACTTCTTCCTGGTCTTAAGAAGGTACTATATCTAGTGGCATATTTTAAGTGTTAATATAATTGATAAATATTGTACTTCGTGTATACTAAATTTTTAACTGtgaaattttttgaattatgttttgtcAATTGATTTTGAGAATACTCAACATCTTGTTTTTTGCAGGCAGACAAGATTACAGTTCTTGATGACGCGATTTCACGTGTGAAACAACTCCAAGAACAAATAAGAAAGCTCAAGGACGAgaaagaagcaagaagagaaaTGGAATCCATGATTCTTGTGAAGAAATCTAAAGTGTTTTTCGATGAGGAACCTTACgtagcatcttcttcttcttcttcttcttcatgtcaTGCGAAATTTGATCAACTATTACCAGAAATCGAGGCTAAAGTAGTTCAAAAGGACGTTCTAATCCGAATCCACTGCGAGAAGAGCAAAGGGTGCATGCTTAACATACTAAACACGATTGAGAATCTTCAGTTGCGCATTGAAAATAGTATTGTATTGCCATTCGGAGACTCTACCCTTGATATCACAGTCCTTGCACAGGTGATCCATTAAATAACAATTATCAtttgtaaatgatatatattgAGTATCATAGTGGATATTTTGTtgcatttataatttgtattggTTTTTGCataaaatactaataaatattGATAATTCTTAATTTGATTTCAGATGGAGAAAGATTTTTCAGCGAGTGCACTTAAAGATCTTATAAGGAACCTGAGACTCTCAATGGTTTAGTCCCCTTTGAAGTTTTATCAACCGACTGTTCATTATACCAATGGTTCAGCTGTAGAACGATACTTTTATCTCTATTTGATACCGTTTTATACTATAATGTTTTCACTATAAAGTTTATTTCACACGTACAGTTCACGTGTGTTTGGTGTATGTTGTAGGTGAAGTTATGTCTTCCTCAGTGCGTGAAACTAAAGGGGTTATTTTCGACAACTACCGTTGATTTGTTGTTGAATTTTTCTTACCCGTCTGTTAATTAA is from Brassica napus cultivar Da-Ae chromosome A4, Da-Ae, whole genome shotgun sequence and encodes:
- the LOC106449803 gene encoding transcription factor bHLH19; amino-acid sequence: MDADFFSTDFSLENIDFDFNIHEEMNVTPVEASMHTQRAHYSSSFDHQMNLDFLKEKPKPAVKEMMNINNKSRVISFDFSSNVSSSPAEEDIIMDRLVSCGSKRKACSSATRSPVLAKEHVMAERKRREKLSEKFIALSALLPGLKKADKITVLDDAISRVKQLQEQIRKLKDEKEARREMESMILVKKSKVFFDEEPYVASSSSSSSSCHAKFDQLLPEIEAKVVQKDVLIRIHCEKSKGCMLNILNTIENLQLRIENSIVLPFGDSTLDITVLAQMEKDFSASALKDLIRNLRLSMV